The segment ATTCTAGGCGATGTTTTGTGGCATTCGCTGCCTCCTCCTCCtaccaaaaagaaaattgacaACTCTTCAAGCCAAGAAAAGCCTATCTTAATGCAATAACACAACGCACATGGATGATATACTAATATAGTTATATCAAGCTACCACTTAGGCGATGTTTGTGTCCTTGATAACTCCTAGAGACAACAAGAATCTTGAGTTGTTCTGCTACATTGAAGTCCACTAAGCTTCTGGAAGAGAAAATAAAGCACTCGACTATCtactaaaatacaaaaatacaacaCTAATACTAGTTCTCcaagaaatgagaaaataaagcACTCGACTATCTACTAACCTTTTATCCTAATCCTCAACCTCCACACCCTCCTGTCAAGATCATATCCTATGTGAGCCAAGGCTGTGCCATGTCCTGACTATTCACTTCACCCCAATACTTCACTAATGTGCAACATCATTTGTGAAAGTGTGTATCTGACAGATGGGTTTAGATAAATTTAAGATAGAATAGACAGATGGGATGAATAATGACTCAATcaacaaattttgaatattgCAAAATGTTATACTGCGCTGATATTGCTATTACTGGTCCCATGTCGGACAGAATGCACcatatatttatcataaaaatgtATTTGGGTCATCTATCTAGTCctatatacacataatttaAGATACAGATTATTATCAGAATTTGAAGAACAAGGCTGTGTACAACAATCTGAATAAAACTAACTTACGAGTATTATATCTCTCCTCTCAGGCAGGTCTGGTCCCAGGCAATCAGCAGTTTCAATGACTTGCATCACCAAACAGACTCTTCTCATTCCACTGAGTAGTCTCGGTCCAACTGAAAAATGCCCAAGAGCGAGGAGCCATTGTTTGTGGAAGCATTCACACAGCTTACTATTCATCCGTCTTCAGAAAATATGCAGGCAGTCCTCAAGCTCTCTGTTTACTATATAGTAGATGGAGCTGAAGATGAACCTTTTTCTTGCTGCAGCAAAAAACAAGAAATGcaacttttctttttgttggttACATTTATCACGTCATAGCCATAACTTCAGTACAGCTTTGGAGTGATATGCTCTTTTTCATCCCATTACAGCAGATCACACAGTTTCCATGGGGAATATATGTGCAGGCTAGGGTTTAAGGAAAAAGCTAAAATAAGATTTCTGTAGTGTTTAGAATGTAAGTCTCGGATGGAACTCGTCCAACttatatatgcaattaaaacAAAACTATTCTTCTTGCGGTAGGGGGCATGGAGATGACGAGTATATTAGTCTAAAGCTAAAAGCACATATGTCGTTTGTCAATAATTTGAGGCTTTCAGAAGCTCATTCAAATTACAGATGCTTACTTGGAGCAGCTATTCCTCACAGCTCTCAACCATAAGAACAGAATTTCACAAGAAGACGTACTGTACTAAAAATGGTCTCATAAATCTGTATTGACAAATTGAATCCTTAGTTCATTACTGAAAAAGCTTTATAAAGGAATCTGTTCACTGTAATCAAGCTTAATCTGCAGTCCAGGATTGTTTAATAAGATCAACTTTCAACTTTAATATCATCCATCAAGATAGCTTCAGAAAAATAAGAAGTCAGTTGGCACCATCAATAGCAATACATGTTGATAAACTTTCATATTTCATGCCACGTTCATGATGATGCCACCATTACTTTGTCATAAGCATTTCCCATCCTCTTGTCATCACATAACCTCTGCGACAAGCTTCGCACCCCAAGAGTCTTATACTGCCACACAATATGAGATATCTCATCTTGAGGAAAACACATACCATGCTGTTTAACTGACTTGTGGAGCTGGCAGAAAAACTTTGGGTCCTGTAAGTTGATATACTCATGCAACACCTTCTCATGATCAGGGATCCAATTCCTTGGAAATGGAGTGTAATCACATGACGGGATTGAAGACATGTGGGAAAACCGAACACCTTCAATAGCATCAACAAGTCCCATTCTCAAGAGATCTGAATACTCAGGTGCAGAATTGTTGGTGTGCTCCCTCAATGGACTGCTTAAATCGCGCGAAGCAATCTTATAAACCTTGGCACGAGATTTCAGCCTATACCTAGCAGCATATAACTTAGCCAGAGAGCTACGAACCACATATGCACAAAAGCCAACAACTTTTctccgattatctgcatatctGAACCAATCAGCCATTGTCTCAAGGAATTTGTTCATTTGAGAATTAGTGTGAGCTTGACCAGAGTAAAGCATAGGTGTGCAAGGCAGTGGCTCTGGATCCTTATCACCTTTCACAAGCTTGAGCTTTCGAAACTGGTGAATACATTGTTGCAAGCTAGCAGAGACTGAAAGCAAAGTACCTATACCTTTCTCGCTCACTATATTACCACCACTGGCTGTGTAACGTAGAGTTGGATAAATAACACGACGACAAATAATATGATCCAGGAACTGAATTCCCCTAGAAATATGCTCAATCTCTATTTTTGAATTGTCCAACCTGACCCCGAAAATTCTCTCACAAAATTCGATTATTTCTTTCCTCATTTCCACAGCATCTTGTCTAGGCCCTCGAATCCCAACCAAGAAATGACCCCCAAACCTTATAAAATCCATCTTCCTCGTCTTCTCTTTTCCACTTGAAGGAACAAACTCAGGCCAAGCTGGATTATGACAAGCATCATCCATAGAATATTTCCATATGGTGTCTCGCTCACACGGCCT is part of the Solanum lycopersicum chromosome 1, SLM_r2.1 genome and harbors:
- the LOC101252126 gene encoding nuclear intron maturase 1, mitochondrial, encoding MSVRRKMSCAKTIRRLRHQPRRKDDTDSLVKDDPLEILSNLWIKSFSQPQKPFTNLTGFLSKLDLWVLAYQRTYAHLTGSFPPRNAIQAHVLSDLLSLRNTVIHGKFLWHTKIHQYIRGPNEKPITEQLSRNQLQSILTSKTPPFQDVVVQQALLMIVEPIFEPRFSSKSHAFRPGRNPHTVIRTIRSNFAGYLWFLKGDITEVFHNVDVDVVMASLEKAVKDKKVLNLIKSGLNARRCGEEGEEEEDSRKRKKGRTKKRILNENEPKPDPYWLRTFFEFAPQEASKIPSYGGCGILSPLLANVCLNELDHMMEQKIVEFFRPCERDTIWKYSMDDACHNPAWPEFVPSSGKEKTRKMDFIRFGGHFLVGIRGPRQDAVEMRKEIIEFCERIFGVRLDNSKIEIEHISRGIQFLDHIICRRVIYPTLRYTASGGNIVSEKGIGTLLSVSASLQQCIHQFRKLKLVKGDKDPEPLPCTPMLYSGQAHTNSQMNKFLETMADWFRYADNRRKVVGFCAYVVRSSLAKLYAARYRLKSRAKVYKIASRDLSSPLREHTNNSAPEYSDLLRMGLVDAIEGVRFSHMSSIPSCDYTPFPRNWIPDHEKVLHEYINLQDPKFFCQLHKSVKQHGMCFPQDEISHIVWQYKTLGVRSLSQRLCDDKRMGNAYDKVMVASS